The nucleotide sequence CCGGATGCAGTCGGTGTCGGTCCTGGCTGGCTTCCCGCCCTCGCTCTCGAGACTTGGCTCATTGCTCTCACCTCACCCAAAAAACAGACAAGCCGGCCCCTGGGCTGAGGTTCGAGATGATCAGTCCCTACCTCAGCTCAGAAGCCGGCTGTCGACCGTCGGCTCTTCCCCCAGTCAGGGCCAGGGGCTTGGTTGTCTGCCTAGATTATACCACTGCGGGAGCCCTTTTGCAAACGTAGGTACGCCCACCAGTTGATCTCGTAGTCATCCGGTTCCGGCAACGCTCACGCTCCGCACCCTCTCCGACCAGGGCGAGGAGAGGAAAGGTGGGGTGGGACTCGCATGACGGCCCGGGCCTCGTGCTCTATGACGAGAATGGCAAGGGTGTCTGCAACGGGGCGTAAGTCCGGGCTGGGCCTGGCCGCCGCCGGCTATGTCCTAGCGGCGCTGTCGACGTTTCTTCCGCTTCCTGGTGAGCGAAGAGATGATCGCCGAGAACCCGATGCTCCGCGTGGAGAAGTTGCGCCTCCCGCGCTAGAGTCGCCCCTGTTCGCGCCCACCGGTTCCGGCACATCGCGGCGACGATGTTCCTTCGCAAGAGCGACACCTTCAGCCTGCAAAGGCTGCTCGGACATTCCAGCCTGGAAATGACGCGGCGCTACTGCGCGTTGGCCGACGCCGACCTGCGCGACAAGCACAGGGTAGCCTCGCCCGGCGACCGGTTCTTCGAGCACACGAAGCCCACGAACGGCATGAAGCGGCTGCGGTACGGCCTTTGGGGATCTACTTATCGCGGTATCGCTGAGAATGCTTGGCAGCGATTGTGTGCTTAAAGCTGGGGCGTTCGCGGCATAGGTCGCAATACCGTCGCCGCCCGTCGGGCGTCGCGAATACTTTGCCGCAGCCTAACATTCCGCACCTCACATAGTTCACCTGGGGCATAGACCACCCGAAGGCGGCTGAGAGTGCGAGGTAGTCCAGTAGCTCGCCCATCGCCCATACTGGAATCGGCCCCTTGTCCTCGCTATTCTTCTTAGGTGGCCAGCCTTCGAAGACTAGCCTCATAGAGGCCAGGCGGTTCGCCAGGAAAAGGCGCGAACCCCGCCATTTGGGGTGCCCGCGCAAGGCAGTGAGCATCAGCGCCGCCCACACATAGAAGCCCACGGGCGGCGGTACAGGCCGCGCCCGGCCAAGCCGCGTAACCTTGGCATATACCTCGGTCGCCCACCTACGCCAGGGCTGCGGCCACAGGAACCGCTCGTTTCCGAGTAGAGGCAGTGGCGATCCCTTTGGATACAGCGACCTGCCCGCAGCGACGCCGCCATACTCGGTGTCGGCGCACCAGCGCCCGAAGTCTCGAGTGAGCGGCCCGTACCCCTCAACGAAATCGGTAACCGCCTTCACCACAGCCGGGCGTTCGGCTGCCGAGGAGCAGAAGTCGGCCAGTTTGCGAGCACCCTTTGGTTGCTGACCCTGTGTCCTCTCGACGGCGTGGTATTGCTCCATCGCCCACTTCAGGCCCCCGCCCGCTCCGGCGTGCGTGACGACGCGGCGAAGGGCTGACAAAGCGTTCGCCACTTGTTCCTCAACGGCGTAGATTTCGAGCCTCCCGCTCGACACTGGGAATACGACCAGCCCCGCGGGAGGTCGCGGCAAAGGCCGTCGCCGCTCGCCCCAGTCCTTGAAGTGGCGCTCGTGATACTTGTGTGCAGACTGCGCCTCGGCCCTGCCCCACCTAGACCACAAGCCAGGCTCTACCTTGCTCATGCCGTCCCCGCGCTTTTCGGCAGACTATCGTCAGGGTATCTCGTAAGGATTATACGCGACGCGAAGGTAAATCACAAGCAGTGGCAGCAAGCCGCGCGGCGCGAAAGGAGATAGCACAATGGGAGCACCTGAAGTGTTGACCGTGAATCCTGCAGAGGCGTCGGCGCGCCTTGGACTTGGGCGCGGAACGGTATACCGACTGCTGCGCTGCGGACGCCTGCCGTCCGTTCGCGTGGGCCGGCGGCCCAATTACCGGATTCCCGTCGCGGCGCTCGAAGAGGCGCTGAAGAACTCCGACCGCTTAACCCTGACCGAGGATTGCGAGCAGCCATGAGTGCCCCAACCGCACACAGGCCGCGAGAATCGCGCCAGGATGCGCCAGAGCGGGCGCTCGCAGCCGGGCATGAGGTGGGGCCGCGCCGCGTGACGAGACCGCAGAGCAGGCGACCTTGGGCGCGATGCTCCTGGAGCCGGTTCAGGTCATACCGGGCCTGCGAACTATCCTGGTGGCCGCCGACTTCTATCTGGAGGCCCACCGGCAGATATATCACGCGCTGCTCGCCATGACCGACGCGGGCGAGACGGTTGACGTTGTGACGGTGAGCGCATACCTGCGTGACCGCGACCTGT is from Armatimonadota bacterium and encodes:
- a CDS encoding excisionase family DNA-binding protein, with the protein product MGAPEVLTVNPAEASARLGLGRGTVYRLLRCGRLPSVRVGRRPNYRIPVAALEEALKNSDRLTLTEDCEQP